Proteins encoded by one window of Electrophorus electricus isolate fEleEle1 chromosome 17, fEleEle1.pri, whole genome shotgun sequence:
- the ogdhb gene encoding 2-oxoglutarate dehydrogenase, mitochondrial isoform X3, whose product MYRLRTCAVRLCPLTPPKHARSASRQRLAVGSAQRTFQLIRCYAAPVSTKPFLSGSSSSYVEEMYCAWLENPKSVHESWDSFFRHANAGATLGTAYQSPSALGVSLSALPQPSVEKLVEDHLAVQTLIRAYQVRGHHVAKLNPLVISCVNFDQAPVTMGLHQVGFYGLTESHLDKVFRLPKTTFIGGSKAALPLREIIRRLEMAYCQHIGVEFMFINNLDQCQWIRQKFEKPGVMQFTLEEKRTLLARMVRATRFEEFLHRKWSSEKRFGLEGCESLIPALKTIIDKSSENGVDSVILGMSHRGRLNVLANVIRKELEQIFCQFDPKLEAADEGSGDVKYHLGMYHRRINRVTDRNITLSLVANPSHLEAVDPVVQGKTKAEQFYCGDTQGNRVMSVLLHGDAAFAGQGIVYETFHLSDLPSYTTHGTVHVVVNNQIGFTTDPRVARSSPYPTDVARVVNAPIFHVNTDNPEAVVYVCNVAAEWRATFHKDVVVDLVCYRKNGHNEMDEPMFTQPLMYKQIKQQKAVLQKYAEKLMAEGAVSRQEYEEEIAKYDKICEEAYARSKDEKILHIKHWLDSPWPGFFTLDGQPKSMSCQSTGVEEEELAHIGGVASSVPVKDFTIHGGLTRVLRGRGALVARRAADWALGEYMAFGSLLKQGVHVRLSGQDVERGTFSHRHHVLHDQNVDKRTCIPMNHIAPDQAPYTVCNSSLSEYGVLGFELGFAMASPDALVLWEAQFGDFHNTAQCIIDQFICAGQTKWVRQNGIVLLLPHGLEGMGPEHSSARPERFLQMCNDDPDVCPTLTGDLAMQQLYDCNWIVVNCSSPANYFHVLRRQILLPFRKPLIIFTSKSLLRHPEAMSSFDDMLPGTYFRRLIPEEGTASHNPAGVKRIVFCTGKVYYDLAKERKTKGLEETVAITRIEQLSPFPFDLVKPELDKYQQADLVWSQEEHKNQGYYDYVRPRICSTIDHTRPVRYAGREPAAAPATGNKKAHLVELKRFLDTAFNLDAFQDQP is encoded by the exons ATGTACCGTTTAAGGACCTGCGCTGTGCGGCTCTGCCCACTCACGCCTCCCAAGCATGCCCGGAGCGCTTCCCGCCAGAGGCTGGCAGTGGGCTCGGCCCAAAGGACGTTTCAGCTAATCAGGTGCTACGCGGCACCCGTCTCCACCAAGCCCTTCCTCAGTGGCAGTAGCTCCAGCTATGTGGAGGAGATGTACTGCGCATGGCTGGAGAACCCCAAGAGCGTGCATGAG TCTTGGGACAGCTTTTTCCGCCATGCCAACGCAGGTGCCACCCTGGGCACGGCCTACCAGAGTCCGTCTGCCCTGGGCGTGAGCCTCTCTGCTCTGCCTCAGCCCAGCGTGGAGAAGCTGGTGGAGGACCACCTGGCTGTGCAGACCCTCATCCGGGCGTACCAG GTGAGGGGTCACCACGTGGCCAAACTCAACCCACTGGTCATCAGTTGTGTAAATTTTGACCAAGCCCCAGTTACAATGGGGCTCCATCAAGTCG GTTTTTATGGCCTAACCGAGTCACACCTGGACAAGGTGTTCCGACTCCCTAAAACAACCTTCATCGGAGGCAGCAAGGCCGCCTTGCCTCTCCGGGAGATCATCCGCCGCCTCGAG ATGGCATACTGTCAGCACATTGGTGTGGAGTTCATGTTTATCAACAACCTGGACCAGTGCCAGTGGATCAGGCAGAAGTTTGAGAAGCCTGGTGTCATGCAGTTCACCCTGGAGGAGAAAAGGACGTTGCTAGCCCGCATGGTCCGTGCCACCAG GTTTGAGGAGTTCCTGCACAGGAAGTGGTCATCAGAAAAGCGATTTGGATTAGAGGGTTGTGAATCGCTCATACCAGCACTGAAGACCATCATTGACAAGTCCAGTGAGAATGGCGTGGACAGCGTCATCTTGGGCATGTCCCACAG AGGTCGCCTTAATGTGCTGGCTAATGTCATTCGTAAAGAACTGGAGCAGATCTTCTGTCAGTTTGACCCCAAGCTGGAGGCTGCAGATGAG GGATCCGGAGACGTGAAGTACCATCTGGGGATGTATCACAGGCGGATCAACCGCGTGACCGACCGCAACATCACCCTGTCGCTGGTGGCCAACCCCTCTCACTTGGAGGCCGTTGACCCTGTGGTGCAGGGCAAGACCAAGGCTGAGCAGTTCTACTGCGGAGACACTCAAGGCAATAGG gTGATGTCTGTTCTGCTTCATGGTGACGCTGCATTCGCAGGTCAGGGCATCGTGTACGAAACCTTCCATTTGAGCGACCTTCCCTCCTACACGACTCACGGCACGGTGCATGTGGTCGTCAACAACCAG ATCGGCTTCACCACGGACCCACGCGTGGCCCGCTCCTCCCCCTACCCCACGGACGTGGCCCGGGTGGTCAACGCTCCCATCTTCCACGTGAACACCGACAACCCCGAGGctgttgtatatgtgtgcaaCGTTGCCGCCGAGTGGCGGGCCACCTTCCACAAAGACGTGGTGGTGGACCTG GTGTGTTACCGGAAGAACGGCCACAACGAGATGGACGAGCCCATGTTCACGCAGCCGCTGATGTACAAGCAGATCAAGCAGCAGAAGGCCGTGCTGCAGAAGTACGCGGAGAAGCTGATGGCGGAAGGAGCCGTCAGCAGACAGGAGTACGAG GAAGAGATCGCCAAATACGACAAGATCTGTGAGGAAGCTTATGCTCGCTCCAAAGACGAGAAAATCCTTCACATCAAACACTGGCTTGACTCGCCCTGGCCTG GTTTCTTCACTCTGGACGGCCAGCCGAAGAGCATGAGCTGCCAGTCCacgggggtggaggaggaggagctcgcCCACATTGGCGGAGTGGCATCATCCGTGCCTGTCAAGGACTTCACCATCCATGGAG GTCTGACGCGGGTCCTGCGGGGCAGGGGGGCCCTGGTGGCGAGGCGGGCCGCAGACTGGGCTCTGGGAGAGTACATGGCCTTCGGATCGCTGCTGAAACAGGGCGTCCACGTGCGTCTCAGCGGGCAGGACGTGGAGCGCGGCACCTTCAG CCACCGCCACCACGTGCTGCATGACCAGAACGTGGACAAGAGGACGTGCATCCCCATGAACCACATTGCCCCGGACCAGGCCCCGTACACCGTGTGCAACAGTTCCCTGTCTGAGTACGGCGTGCTGG GTTTTGAACTTGGCTTTGCGATGGCGAGCCCCGATGCCCTGGTACTCTGGGAGGCGCAGTTTGGAGACTTCCACAACACTGCCCAGTGCATCATCGACCAGTTCATCTGCGCTGGCCAGACCAAGTGGGTGCGCCAGAATGGCATCGTCCTGCTGCTCCCCCATGGGTTGGAGGGAATG GGTCCCGAACACTCTTCAGCTCGTCCCGAGCGCTTCCTTCAGATGTGCAACGACGACCCTGACGTGTGTCCC ACCCTCACGGGTGACTTGGCCATGCAGCAGCTGTACGACTGTAACTGGATTGTGGTGAACTGCTCCAGTCCGGCGAACTATTTCCATGTGCTAAGGAGACAGATCCTCCTGCCCTTTCGCAAGCCG CTCATAATCTTCACGTCCAAATCCCTATTACGCCACCCGGAGGCCATGTCTAGCTTTGACGATATGCTACCAG GCACATACTTCAGGCGTTTGATTCCAGAGGAGGGCACGGCGTCCCACAATCCCGCTGGAGTGAAGCGCATCGTCTTTTGCACAGGGAAGGTTTACTATGACCTGGCCAAAGAGCGCAAAACCAAAGGCCTGGAGGAGACTGTGGCCATCACACGCATTGAACAg CTCTCCCCTTTCCCATTTGACCTGGTGAAGCCGGAGCTTGATAAGTACCAGCAGGCGGACCTGGTGTGGAGCCAGGAGGAGCACAAGAACCAAGGCTACTACGACTACGTCAGACCACGCATCTGCAGCACCATCGACCACACCCGTCCCGTGCG GTATGCCGGACGTGAACCAGCTGCCGCTCCGGCCACTGGGAACAAGAAGGCCCACCTCGTGGAGCTGAAGCGTTTCCTGGACACAGCGTTCAACCTGGACGCCTTCCAGGACCAGCCCTAA
- the ogdhb gene encoding 2-oxoglutarate dehydrogenase, mitochondrial isoform X2 — translation MAYCQHIGVEFMFINNLDQCQWIRQKFEKPGVMQFTLEEKRTLLARMVRATRFEEFLHRKWSSEKRFGLEGCESLIPALKTIIDKSSENGVDSVILGMSHRGRLNVLANVIRKELEQIFCQFDPKLEAADEGSGDVKYHLGMYHRRINRVTDRNITLSLVANPSHLEAVDPVVQGKTKAEQFYCGDTQGNRVMSVLLHGDAAFAGQGIVYETFHLSDLPSYTTHGTVHVVVNNQIGFTTDPRVARSSPYPTDVARVVNAPIFHVNTDNPEAVVYVCNVAAEWRATFHKDVVVDLVCYRKNGHNEMDEPMFTQPLMYKQIKQQKAVLQKYAEKLMAEGAVSRQEYEEEIAKYDKICEEAYARSKDEKILHIKHWLDSPWPGFFTLDGQPKSMSCQSTGVEEEELAHIGGVASSVPVKDFTIHGGLTRVLRGRGALVARRAADWALGEYMAFGSLLKQGVHVRLSGQDVERGTFSHRHHVLHDQNVDKRTCIPMNHIAPDQAPYTVCNSSLSEYGVLGFELGFAMASPDALVLWEAQFGDFHNTAQCIIDQFICAGQTKWVRQNGIVLLLPHGLEGMGPEHSSARPERFLQMCNDDPDVCPTLTGDLAMQQLYDCNWIVVNCSSPANYFHVLRRQILLPFRKPLIIFTSKSLLRHPEAMSSFDDMLPGTYFRRLIPEEGTASHNPAGVKRIVFCTGKVYYDLAKERKTKGLEETVAITRIEQLSPFPFDLVKPELDKYQQADLVWSQEEHKNQGYYDYVRPRICSTIDHTRPVRYAGREPAAAPATGNKKAHLVELKRFLDTAFNLDAFQDQP, via the exons ATGGCATACTGTCAGCACATTGGTGTGGAGTTCATGTTTATCAACAACCTGGACCAGTGCCAGTGGATCAGGCAGAAGTTTGAGAAGCCTGGTGTCATGCAGTTCACCCTGGAGGAGAAAAGGACGTTGCTAGCCCGCATGGTCCGTGCCACCAG GTTTGAGGAGTTCCTGCACAGGAAGTGGTCATCAGAAAAGCGATTTGGATTAGAGGGTTGTGAATCGCTCATACCAGCACTGAAGACCATCATTGACAAGTCCAGTGAGAATGGCGTGGACAGCGTCATCTTGGGCATGTCCCACAG AGGTCGCCTTAATGTGCTGGCTAATGTCATTCGTAAAGAACTGGAGCAGATCTTCTGTCAGTTTGACCCCAAGCTGGAGGCTGCAGATGAG GGATCCGGAGACGTGAAGTACCATCTGGGGATGTATCACAGGCGGATCAACCGCGTGACCGACCGCAACATCACCCTGTCGCTGGTGGCCAACCCCTCTCACTTGGAGGCCGTTGACCCTGTGGTGCAGGGCAAGACCAAGGCTGAGCAGTTCTACTGCGGAGACACTCAAGGCAATAGG gTGATGTCTGTTCTGCTTCATGGTGACGCTGCATTCGCAGGTCAGGGCATCGTGTACGAAACCTTCCATTTGAGCGACCTTCCCTCCTACACGACTCACGGCACGGTGCATGTGGTCGTCAACAACCAG ATCGGCTTCACCACGGACCCACGCGTGGCCCGCTCCTCCCCCTACCCCACGGACGTGGCCCGGGTGGTCAACGCTCCCATCTTCCACGTGAACACCGACAACCCCGAGGctgttgtatatgtgtgcaaCGTTGCCGCCGAGTGGCGGGCCACCTTCCACAAAGACGTGGTGGTGGACCTG GTGTGTTACCGGAAGAACGGCCACAACGAGATGGACGAGCCCATGTTCACGCAGCCGCTGATGTACAAGCAGATCAAGCAGCAGAAGGCCGTGCTGCAGAAGTACGCGGAGAAGCTGATGGCGGAAGGAGCCGTCAGCAGACAGGAGTACGAG GAAGAGATCGCCAAATACGACAAGATCTGTGAGGAAGCTTATGCTCGCTCCAAAGACGAGAAAATCCTTCACATCAAACACTGGCTTGACTCGCCCTGGCCTG GTTTCTTCACTCTGGACGGCCAGCCGAAGAGCATGAGCTGCCAGTCCacgggggtggaggaggaggagctcgcCCACATTGGCGGAGTGGCATCATCCGTGCCTGTCAAGGACTTCACCATCCATGGAG GTCTGACGCGGGTCCTGCGGGGCAGGGGGGCCCTGGTGGCGAGGCGGGCCGCAGACTGGGCTCTGGGAGAGTACATGGCCTTCGGATCGCTGCTGAAACAGGGCGTCCACGTGCGTCTCAGCGGGCAGGACGTGGAGCGCGGCACCTTCAG CCACCGCCACCACGTGCTGCATGACCAGAACGTGGACAAGAGGACGTGCATCCCCATGAACCACATTGCCCCGGACCAGGCCCCGTACACCGTGTGCAACAGTTCCCTGTCTGAGTACGGCGTGCTGG GTTTTGAACTTGGCTTTGCGATGGCGAGCCCCGATGCCCTGGTACTCTGGGAGGCGCAGTTTGGAGACTTCCACAACACTGCCCAGTGCATCATCGACCAGTTCATCTGCGCTGGCCAGACCAAGTGGGTGCGCCAGAATGGCATCGTCCTGCTGCTCCCCCATGGGTTGGAGGGAATG GGTCCCGAACACTCTTCAGCTCGTCCCGAGCGCTTCCTTCAGATGTGCAACGACGACCCTGACGTGTGTCCC ACCCTCACGGGTGACTTGGCCATGCAGCAGCTGTACGACTGTAACTGGATTGTGGTGAACTGCTCCAGTCCGGCGAACTATTTCCATGTGCTAAGGAGACAGATCCTCCTGCCCTTTCGCAAGCCG CTCATAATCTTCACGTCCAAATCCCTATTACGCCACCCGGAGGCCATGTCTAGCTTTGACGATATGCTACCAG GCACATACTTCAGGCGTTTGATTCCAGAGGAGGGCACGGCGTCCCACAATCCCGCTGGAGTGAAGCGCATCGTCTTTTGCACAGGGAAGGTTTACTATGACCTGGCCAAAGAGCGCAAAACCAAAGGCCTGGAGGAGACTGTGGCCATCACACGCATTGAACAg CTCTCCCCTTTCCCATTTGACCTGGTGAAGCCGGAGCTTGATAAGTACCAGCAGGCGGACCTGGTGTGGAGCCAGGAGGAGCACAAGAACCAAGGCTACTACGACTACGTCAGACCACGCATCTGCAGCACCATCGACCACACCCGTCCCGTGCG GTATGCCGGACGTGAACCAGCTGCCGCTCCGGCCACTGGGAACAAGAAGGCCCACCTCGTGGAGCTGAAGCGTTTCCTGGACACAGCGTTCAACCTGGACGCCTTCCAGGACCAGCCCTAA
- the ogdhb gene encoding 2-oxoglutarate dehydrogenase, mitochondrial isoform X1: MYRLRTCAVRLCPLTPPKHARSASRQRLAVGSAQRTFQLIRCYAAPVSTKPFLSGSSSSYVEEMYCAWLENPKSVHESWDSFFRHANAGATLGTAYQSPSALGVSLSALPQPSVEKLVEDHLAVQTLIRAYQIRGHHIAQLDPLGIMDADLDSCVPTDIITSSDKLGFYGLTESHLDKVFRLPKTTFIGGSKAALPLREIIRRLEMAYCQHIGVEFMFINNLDQCQWIRQKFEKPGVMQFTLEEKRTLLARMVRATRFEEFLHRKWSSEKRFGLEGCESLIPALKTIIDKSSENGVDSVILGMSHRGRLNVLANVIRKELEQIFCQFDPKLEAADEGSGDVKYHLGMYHRRINRVTDRNITLSLVANPSHLEAVDPVVQGKTKAEQFYCGDTQGNRVMSVLLHGDAAFAGQGIVYETFHLSDLPSYTTHGTVHVVVNNQIGFTTDPRVARSSPYPTDVARVVNAPIFHVNTDNPEAVVYVCNVAAEWRATFHKDVVVDLVCYRKNGHNEMDEPMFTQPLMYKQIKQQKAVLQKYAEKLMAEGAVSRQEYEEEIAKYDKICEEAYARSKDEKILHIKHWLDSPWPGFFTLDGQPKSMSCQSTGVEEEELAHIGGVASSVPVKDFTIHGGLTRVLRGRGALVARRAADWALGEYMAFGSLLKQGVHVRLSGQDVERGTFSHRHHVLHDQNVDKRTCIPMNHIAPDQAPYTVCNSSLSEYGVLGFELGFAMASPDALVLWEAQFGDFHNTAQCIIDQFICAGQTKWVRQNGIVLLLPHGLEGMGPEHSSARPERFLQMCNDDPDVCPTLTGDLAMQQLYDCNWIVVNCSSPANYFHVLRRQILLPFRKPLIIFTSKSLLRHPEAMSSFDDMLPGTYFRRLIPEEGTASHNPAGVKRIVFCTGKVYYDLAKERKTKGLEETVAITRIEQLSPFPFDLVKPELDKYQQADLVWSQEEHKNQGYYDYVRPRICSTIDHTRPVRYAGREPAAAPATGNKKAHLVELKRFLDTAFNLDAFQDQP; encoded by the exons ATGTACCGTTTAAGGACCTGCGCTGTGCGGCTCTGCCCACTCACGCCTCCCAAGCATGCCCGGAGCGCTTCCCGCCAGAGGCTGGCAGTGGGCTCGGCCCAAAGGACGTTTCAGCTAATCAGGTGCTACGCGGCACCCGTCTCCACCAAGCCCTTCCTCAGTGGCAGTAGCTCCAGCTATGTGGAGGAGATGTACTGCGCATGGCTGGAGAACCCCAAGAGCGTGCATGAG TCTTGGGACAGCTTTTTCCGCCATGCCAACGCAGGTGCCACCCTGGGCACGGCCTACCAGAGTCCGTCTGCCCTGGGCGTGAGCCTCTCTGCTCTGCCTCAGCCCAGCGTGGAGAAGCTGGTGGAGGACCACCTGGCTGTGCAGACCCTCATCCGGGCGTACCAG ATACGTGGGCACCACATTGCCCAGCTGGACCCCTTGGGGATTATGGACGCCGATCTCGATTCATGCGTCCCCACAGACATTATCACGTCTTCTGATAAACTTG GTTTTTATGGCCTAACCGAGTCACACCTGGACAAGGTGTTCCGACTCCCTAAAACAACCTTCATCGGAGGCAGCAAGGCCGCCTTGCCTCTCCGGGAGATCATCCGCCGCCTCGAG ATGGCATACTGTCAGCACATTGGTGTGGAGTTCATGTTTATCAACAACCTGGACCAGTGCCAGTGGATCAGGCAGAAGTTTGAGAAGCCTGGTGTCATGCAGTTCACCCTGGAGGAGAAAAGGACGTTGCTAGCCCGCATGGTCCGTGCCACCAG GTTTGAGGAGTTCCTGCACAGGAAGTGGTCATCAGAAAAGCGATTTGGATTAGAGGGTTGTGAATCGCTCATACCAGCACTGAAGACCATCATTGACAAGTCCAGTGAGAATGGCGTGGACAGCGTCATCTTGGGCATGTCCCACAG AGGTCGCCTTAATGTGCTGGCTAATGTCATTCGTAAAGAACTGGAGCAGATCTTCTGTCAGTTTGACCCCAAGCTGGAGGCTGCAGATGAG GGATCCGGAGACGTGAAGTACCATCTGGGGATGTATCACAGGCGGATCAACCGCGTGACCGACCGCAACATCACCCTGTCGCTGGTGGCCAACCCCTCTCACTTGGAGGCCGTTGACCCTGTGGTGCAGGGCAAGACCAAGGCTGAGCAGTTCTACTGCGGAGACACTCAAGGCAATAGG gTGATGTCTGTTCTGCTTCATGGTGACGCTGCATTCGCAGGTCAGGGCATCGTGTACGAAACCTTCCATTTGAGCGACCTTCCCTCCTACACGACTCACGGCACGGTGCATGTGGTCGTCAACAACCAG ATCGGCTTCACCACGGACCCACGCGTGGCCCGCTCCTCCCCCTACCCCACGGACGTGGCCCGGGTGGTCAACGCTCCCATCTTCCACGTGAACACCGACAACCCCGAGGctgttgtatatgtgtgcaaCGTTGCCGCCGAGTGGCGGGCCACCTTCCACAAAGACGTGGTGGTGGACCTG GTGTGTTACCGGAAGAACGGCCACAACGAGATGGACGAGCCCATGTTCACGCAGCCGCTGATGTACAAGCAGATCAAGCAGCAGAAGGCCGTGCTGCAGAAGTACGCGGAGAAGCTGATGGCGGAAGGAGCCGTCAGCAGACAGGAGTACGAG GAAGAGATCGCCAAATACGACAAGATCTGTGAGGAAGCTTATGCTCGCTCCAAAGACGAGAAAATCCTTCACATCAAACACTGGCTTGACTCGCCCTGGCCTG GTTTCTTCACTCTGGACGGCCAGCCGAAGAGCATGAGCTGCCAGTCCacgggggtggaggaggaggagctcgcCCACATTGGCGGAGTGGCATCATCCGTGCCTGTCAAGGACTTCACCATCCATGGAG GTCTGACGCGGGTCCTGCGGGGCAGGGGGGCCCTGGTGGCGAGGCGGGCCGCAGACTGGGCTCTGGGAGAGTACATGGCCTTCGGATCGCTGCTGAAACAGGGCGTCCACGTGCGTCTCAGCGGGCAGGACGTGGAGCGCGGCACCTTCAG CCACCGCCACCACGTGCTGCATGACCAGAACGTGGACAAGAGGACGTGCATCCCCATGAACCACATTGCCCCGGACCAGGCCCCGTACACCGTGTGCAACAGTTCCCTGTCTGAGTACGGCGTGCTGG GTTTTGAACTTGGCTTTGCGATGGCGAGCCCCGATGCCCTGGTACTCTGGGAGGCGCAGTTTGGAGACTTCCACAACACTGCCCAGTGCATCATCGACCAGTTCATCTGCGCTGGCCAGACCAAGTGGGTGCGCCAGAATGGCATCGTCCTGCTGCTCCCCCATGGGTTGGAGGGAATG GGTCCCGAACACTCTTCAGCTCGTCCCGAGCGCTTCCTTCAGATGTGCAACGACGACCCTGACGTGTGTCCC ACCCTCACGGGTGACTTGGCCATGCAGCAGCTGTACGACTGTAACTGGATTGTGGTGAACTGCTCCAGTCCGGCGAACTATTTCCATGTGCTAAGGAGACAGATCCTCCTGCCCTTTCGCAAGCCG CTCATAATCTTCACGTCCAAATCCCTATTACGCCACCCGGAGGCCATGTCTAGCTTTGACGATATGCTACCAG GCACATACTTCAGGCGTTTGATTCCAGAGGAGGGCACGGCGTCCCACAATCCCGCTGGAGTGAAGCGCATCGTCTTTTGCACAGGGAAGGTTTACTATGACCTGGCCAAAGAGCGCAAAACCAAAGGCCTGGAGGAGACTGTGGCCATCACACGCATTGAACAg CTCTCCCCTTTCCCATTTGACCTGGTGAAGCCGGAGCTTGATAAGTACCAGCAGGCGGACCTGGTGTGGAGCCAGGAGGAGCACAAGAACCAAGGCTACTACGACTACGTCAGACCACGCATCTGCAGCACCATCGACCACACCCGTCCCGTGCG GTATGCCGGACGTGAACCAGCTGCCGCTCCGGCCACTGGGAACAAGAAGGCCCACCTCGTGGAGCTGAAGCGTTTCCTGGACACAGCGTTCAACCTGGACGCCTTCCAGGACCAGCCCTAA